In SAR202 cluster bacterium, a genomic segment contains:
- a CDS encoding helix-turn-helix domain-containing protein, whose product MNKLLTVKEVAERLRVHEVTVRRYISKGTVPAVKVGGRVRVRESDIKRVVLPIKRENGQKSDKERIRKAIEMIYAVRSRSKPGKPSTEELIRMVRGERQHTRLKESEKGLDSMAKRSIKKVSKAELARRKKLMEEARKLRDRQPPLGMSTAELVHLARTEREWLYGR is encoded by the coding sequence ATGAATAAATTGCTAACTGTAAAAGAAGTGGCGGAGCGTTTGAGGGTGCATGAAGTGACTGTAAGGCGTTACATTTCTAAGGGGACTGTGCCTGCTGTGAAGGTTGGGGGGAGAGTGCGTGTGCGGGAGTCTGATATAAAGAGAGTGGTTTTGCCGATAAAGCGAGAAAATGGACAGAAGTCAGATAAGGAACGGATTAGGAAAGCCATTGAAATGATTTACGCAGTACGTTCGCGCTCCAAGCCTGGTAAACCATCGACAGAAGAGCTAATTAGAATGGTTAGAGGAGAGCGGCAACATACCAGGCTTAAGGAAAGTGAGAAAGGCTTAGATTCCATGGCAAAGAGAAGTATAAAGAAGGTTTCGAAGGCTGAATTGGCCCGTCGTAAGAAGCTGATGGAAGAAGCCAGAAAGCTGAGAGACCGCCAGCCTCCTCTTGGGATGTCTACAGCTGAGCTGGTGCATCTGGCTCGAACAGAGCGGGAATGGCTCTATGGCCGTTAG